One genomic window of Carassius gibelio isolate Cgi1373 ecotype wild population from Czech Republic chromosome A10, carGib1.2-hapl.c, whole genome shotgun sequence includes the following:
- the LOC128020873 gene encoding adenomatous polyposis coli protein, translated as MAAASYDQLLKQVEALKMENSNLRQELEDNSNHLNKLETEASNMKEVLKHLQGSIEEDSKDSQGQIDFLERFKEMSHDPSSFSGVKMRSKASLQGSGSTHSADSSPGPSPMSSFPRRGVTGGGRDSAGYLEELEKERSLLMAELEKEEKEKDWYYAQLQNLTKRIDSLPLTENFSLQTDMTRRQLEYEARQIRAAMEEQLGSCQDMEKRAQGRVARIQQIEKDMLRIQTRLQTQAADAEVKHDPVTQTEGAHAAGDAGAGNAACSQGSSSRVDHDAGSEMSSAGSYSVPRRLTSHLGTKVEMVYSLLSMLGTHDKDDMSRTLLAMSSSQDSCIAMRQSGCLPLLIQLLHGNDKDSVLLGNSRGSKEARARASAALHNIIHSQPDDKRGRQEIRVLHLLEQIRAYCETCWEWQESHERGVDQDKNPMPSPVEHQICPAVCVLMKLSFDEEHRHAMNELGGLQAIGELLQVDCEIYGLTSDHYSVTLRRYAGMALTNLTFGDVANKATLCSMKGCMRAMVAQLKSESEDLQQVIASVLRNLSWRADVNSKKILREVGSVRALMECALEIQKESTLKSVLSALWNLSAHCTENKADICAVPAALAFLVSTLTYRSQTNTLAIIESGGGILRNVSSLIATNEEHRQILRENSCLQTLLQHLKSHSLTIVSNACGTLWNLSARNAKDQEALWDMGAVSMLKNLIHSKHKMIAMGSAAALRNLMANRPAKYKDANIMSPGSSLPSLHVRKQKALIEELDAQHLSETFDNIDNLSPKASHRAKPRHKHNVYGDYDGVCRSDGYNPNGVGVRSPYMNTPVLSSPSSRDNRGNGDSVRGERDRSLDRERRGFHSEAEAAKRMVQIPTTAAQIAVVMEEVQSMHPSLDDRTTEDPHVGQDDIRRQTAVHGHQNIYSYNKSDPSGGPCPMPKLEYRASNDSLNSVNSTDGYGKRGQMKPSVDTYSEDDEGKCCVYRKYPADLAHKIHNANHMEDDNGDLDTPINYSLKYSDEQLNSGRQSPSQNERWERSKLHEDEIKRPDQKPQRSQSPGYHMYTEAGSEGEDKLKKYQPRFVQQDLPAFRSRGSNEQINSGSSHGLNKKISQTICTVDDYADEKPTNFSQRYSEEEQLDEQTPNYSMKYNEDHHVEQPIDYSLKYSDASSKKAMFSHTKQSSTQGSGKDYLSQETSSSVASLKNQGRQKQPHLSSAQSRAGPTRAVQKNPACKAPTINQETLQTYCVEDTPICFSRGSSLSSLSSEEDEMESCKRNVNSAKNYANLPMSEKESSSNIASDQRTTESQGSGHYVRIKPPRHHLGHGDASRHHKTVEFSSGAKSPSKSGAQTPKSPPEHYVQETPLMFSRCTSVSSLESFGSHSIASSVQSEPFSGMVSGIISPSDLPDSPGQTMPPSRSKTPPPPPPRSTSVKQKVTVPPHSEKRDFAPRHAVVSAAVQKVQVLPDNDTLLHFATESTPDGFSCASSLSALSLDEPFIHKDVELRIMPPVHEDDHTNDAEFEKEDIQEPKVQEKPPSSTEPGKDILDDSDDDDDIEILEACINSAMPTNSSRKTKKQSPSTTSRIPPPLARKPSQLPVYKLLPPQNRGQQQKHVTLTHCEDLPRVYCVEGTPTNFSTATSLSDLTIDSPPNEMAGNESSASHAEASGQRQDTLPEGESAEAKDIGLSPPMQSPLADNEGDDILAECINSAMPKGKIHKPFRVQKMPEQAQHPSTATSNLVQQDLEKKKPTSPVKPMPQSSEYRARMIKQLEGPNSLSEAASYPNKNKEMEKQEPKEVTREFADKPSNPEVRTRPGFAFDSPHHYTPIEGTPYCFSRNDSLSSLDFEDDDLDLSKEKAELRKDKEQRKVTPLKCSAERPVNPNRVSAFQTAPTKPPLKPSFPQAPKEHTVAVCDEKQKFSIEDTPVCFSRNSSLSSLSDIDQENNNKDCSHKDDATQMEVPRPQASGYVPKAFHVEDTPVCFSRNSSLSSLSIDSEDDLLQECISSAMPKKKKQPPRSKTEEPGVKEEKSMLADGILAEEPDLILDLTDTHSPISEQALSPDSESFDWKAIQEGANSIVSSLHQAAASLSRQGSSDSDSILSLKSGISIGSPFHLPLNQEDNKPDINKGPRILKPGEKGTLESKKKEEESKSLKGGKKVYKSLITGKPRPSLESMSSQHRQAQAPVISRGRTMIHVPGVRSTSPSTSPVPQKNPPRGQMSKPPSQVPGPGNSLIPLKIPANSEPSPARDAASSQGGSSKVSSQSGSRDSTPSRPVQQSLTRPMQSPGHASVSPGRNGLNQSSKLTQLPRTASPSAASTKSFGSGRMAYTSPGRQLGQQTPTKQSGLPRSTSGIPRSESASKSLNQCGASAPSKKGDLSRMSSTKSSGSESDRSEKPGLVRQSTFIKEAPSPTLKRKLEESASFESLSPSSPSQSQTPVSSPSLPDMSLSLPYQGSGWRKSPQSQNSAENGNGKSLRRHDISRSHSESPSRLPVNRTGTWKREHSKHSTSLPRVGTWKRTGSSSSILSASSESSEKGRSEDEQQPTNPPQKSGKEGGLERKGTWRKIKESESSYVPSMTLDLPDPTGDAAHSMGAAMSKTDDVWVRIEDCPINNPRSSKSPTANTPPVIDSQSNKGLPCDRDSSESHSKQPLARENGAMGHLGSETNLNLLRSSESLDKKVTDIKPAPSNPNTGTEVHEFPVAERTPFSSTNSSKHSSPSGAVAARVSPFNYTPSPRKSSDESTTPRPSQIPTPISSNAKKRDTKGDTTESGSYIVTSV; from the exons GAGGTTTTGAAGCACCTACAAGGAAGTATTGAAGAGGACTCCAAAGATTCGCAAGGGCAGATTGACTTTTTGGAAAGATTTAAAG AAATGAGTCATGACCCCAGCAGTTTCTCTGGTGTGAAGATGAGGTCCAAGGCGTCTCTGCAGGGGTCCGGTTCGACCCACTCGGCCGACAGCAGCCCCGGGCCCAGCCCCATGAGCTCCTTCCCCAGGAGAGGGGTGACCGGCGGGGGTCGAGACAGCGCTGGGTACctggaggagctggagaaggAACG GTCTTTGTTGATGGCAGAACTTGAGAaggaagaaaaggaaaaagactGGTATTATGCTCAGTTACAAAACCTCACCAAAAGGATCGACAGTCTGCCGCTGACTGAGAAT tttTCTCTTCAGACCGATATGACGCGCAGACAGCTGGAATACGAAGCCCGGCAGATCAGAGCCGCGATGGAGGAGCAGCTGGGCTCGTGTCAGGACATGGAGAAGCGAGCGCAG GGCCGCGTGGCTCGGATACAGCAGATAGAAAAAGACATGCTGAGGATTCAGACACGGTTACAGACCCAAGCAGCCGACGCAGAG GTCAAGCATGATCCTGTGACACAAACCGAAGGAGCTCATGCTGCAGGAGATGCTGGCGCTGGTAATGCGGCCTGCTCACAG GGCTCAAGTTCTAGGGTTGATCATGATGCCggcagtgagatgagcagtgcAGGAAGTTACTCCGTTCCACGCCGACTGACCAGCCATTTAGgcactaag GTGGAAATGGTGTACTCGCTGCTGTCTATGCTGGGCACCCATGATAAAGACGACATGTCTCGCACACTCCTGGCCATGTCCAGCTCTCAGGACAGCTGCATCGCCATGCGTCAATCCGGCTGTCTGCCGCTGCTCATCCAGCTTCTACACGGCAATGACAAGGACTCTGTGTTGCTTGGAAATTCCCGCGGCAGCAAAGAGGCGAGGGCGAGGGCCAGCGCTGCCCTGCATAACATTATCCACTCGCAGCCCGATGACAAACGCGGCCGACAAGAGATCCGTGTGCTCCACCTGCTGGAGCAGATCAGGGCTTACTGCGAGACCTGCTGGGAGTGGCAGGAAAGCCATGAGCGCGGCGTGGACCAGGACAAGAACCCAA TGCCTTCACCAGTCGAGCATCAGATTTGCCCAGCGGTGTGTGTTCTCATGAAACTTTCCTTTGATGAAGAGCACAGGCACGCCATGAATGAGCTTG GTGGCCTTCAGGCGATTGGGGAGCTGCTTCAGGTAGACTGTGAGATTTACGGTCTTACCAGTGATCACTACAGTGTTACACTAAGACGATATGCTGGAATGGCTCTAACTAATTTAACCTTTGGAGATGTAGCCAACAAG GCTACGCTTTGCTCAATGAAAGGTTGCATGAGGGCCATGGTAGCTCAACTGAAGTCAGAGAGTGAGGACCTACAGCAG GTTATTGCCAGTGTTTTGAGGAACCTCTCATGGCGAGCTGATGTGAACAGTAAGAAGATCTTGCGAGAAGTTGGTAGTGTTAGAGCCCTGATGGAGTGTGCCTTGGAGATTCAGAAG GAATCCACATTAAAAAGCGTCTTGAGCGCCCTTTGGAACTTATCAGCACATTGCACTGAAAACAAAGCTGATATCTGTGCTGTTCCTGCAGCTTTGGCATTTTTAGTGAGCACTCTAACATACAGAAGCCAAACCAACACCCTTGCCATTATAGAAAGTGGTGGTGGCATCTTGAGAAACGTATCGAGCCTAATTGCCACAAATGAGGAACACAG GCAAATTTTAAGGGAAAACAGCTGCCTTCAGACTCTTCTTCAGCACCTTAAATCACACAGTCTGACAATAGTGAGCAATGCCTGTGGGACGCTGTGGAACCTCTCTGCTCGGAACGCAAAAGATCAAGAGGCATTATGGGATATGGGTGCAGTTAGCATGCTAAAAAACCTAATTCATTCCAAGCACAAGATGATAGCTATGGGAAGTGCTGCTGCTTTGAGAAACCTCATGGCCAATCGGCCTGCCAAGTATAAGGATGCCAACATCATGTCTCCTGGATCCAGTCTACCGTCCCTGCATGTAAGAAAACAGAAAGCACTAATTGAAGAACTAGATGCACAGCACCTCTCTGAAACCTTTGATAACATTGACAACTTGAGCCCAAAAGCCTCCCATAGGGCCAAGCCAAGACATAAGCATAACGTCTACGGCGATTATGATGGTGTCTGTCGATCCGATGGCTATAACCCTAATGGAGTCGGTGTTCGTTCACCTTATATGAACACCCCAGTGCTCTCAAGCCCATCATCTCGAGACAACAGAGGAAATGGAGATAGTGTCCGAGGCGAGAGGGACAGAAGTCTAGATCGAGAGCGAAGAGGTTTCCATTCCGAAGCTGAGGCTGCCAAGCGAATGGTGCAAATTCCCACGACTGCAGCTCAAATTGCAGTAGTAATGGAGGAAGTGCAGAGCATGCACCCAAGTTTGGATGATAGAACCACAGAAGACCCTCACGTTGGGCAAGACGACATCCGACGCCAAACTGCTGTTCATGGTCACCAAAATATATACAGCTACAACAAATCTGACCCTTCAGGCGGACCATGCCCAATGCCCAAACTGGAGTACAGAGCTTCTAATGACAGTCTGAATAGTGTCAACAGCACTGATGGCTATGGAAAGAGAGGTCAAATGAAGCCCTCAGTGGATACCTATTCAGAAGATGATGAAGGCAAATGCTGTGTCTACAGAAAATATCCTGCAGACCTTGCCCATAAGATACACAATGCAAATCACATGGAAGATGACAATGGAGATCTGGACACACCTATTAACTACAGTTTGAAGTATTCTGATGAACAGCTCAATTCTGGTCGACAAAGCCCAAGCCAGAATGAAAGGTGGGAAAGGTCTAAACTCCATGAAGATGAAATTAAACGGCCAGATCAGAAACCACAGAGATCGCAAAGCCCAGGATACCATATGTACACTGAAGCTGGCAGTGAAGGAGAAGATAAACTAAAAAAGTACCAGCCCAGGTTTGTTCAACAGGACCTGCCTGCATTTAGGTCAAGGGGCTCAAATGAACAAATTAACAGTGGGTCAAGTCATGGACTTAACAAAAAGATCTCTCAAACTATTTGCACTGTGGATGACTATGCCGATGAGAAACCAACAAACTTCAGTCAGCGTTATTCAGAGGAAGAGCAGCTTGATGAGCAAACGCCAAACTACAGCATGAAATACAATGAGGATCATCATGTAGAACAACCTATTGATTACAGTTTGAAGTACTCCGATGCTTCCTCCAAGAAGGCCATGTTTAGTCATACAAAGCAATCTTCTACCCAAGGTTCTGGCAAAGATTATTTGAGCCAAGAAACTTCATCCTCTGTGGCATCTTTAAAGAACCAGGGTAGACAAAAGCAGCCCCACCTTTCTTCTGCTCAAAGCAGAGCAGGACCAACAAGAGCAGTTCAGAAGAACCCAGCATGCAAGGCTCCCACGATAAATCAAGAAACATTACAGACGTATTGTGTGGAGGACACACCCATTTGTTTCTCACGTGGTAGCTCTTTATCATCATTGTCCTCTGAGGAAGATGAAATGGAAAGCTGCAAGCGTAATGTCAACTCTGCCAAAAACTACGCAAATCTACCCATGTCAGAAAAAGAATCCTCTAGTAACATTGCATCTGACCAACGCACAACTGAGAGCCAAGGGTCAGGCCATTATGTTCGCATAAAGCCTCCACGACATCACTTGGGACATGGAGACGCTTCCAGGCATCACAAAACAGTCGAATTTTCATCAGGTGCTAAATCCCCATCTAAAAGTGGTGCCCAAACACCAAAAAGTCCTCCTGAACATTATGTACAAGAGACTCCGCTCATGTTCAGCAGATGCACATCTGTCAGCTCCCTTGAAAGTTTTGGGAGTCATTCAATTGCAAGTTCTGTGCAGAGTGAGCCATTTAGTGGGATGGTAAGTGGGATTATCAGTCCAAGCGATCTGCCTGATAGCCCAGGACAAACAATGCCACCAAGTCGCAGCAAGACGCCACCGCCTCCACCGCCCAGATCCACGTCTGTAAAACAAAAAGTTACTGTGCCGCCCCATTCTGAAAAACGTGATTTTGCTCCAAGACATGCAGTTGTAAGTGCTGCTGTACAGAAAGTTCAAGTTTTACCAGATAATGATACCCTTTTACATTTTGCAACAGAAAGCACTCCAGATGGCTTTTCTTGTGCTTCAAGTCTTAGTGCACTAAGTTTAGATGAACCCTTTATTCATAAAGATGTTGAGCTGAGGATAATGCCCCCAGTTCATGAGGATGACCATACTAATGATGCAGAGTTTGAGAAAGAAGACATCCAAGAGCCCAAGGTTCAAGAGAAACCACCATCATCAACTGAACCTGGAAAAGACATCTTGGATGACTCAGATGATGATGACGACATAGAAATTCTAGAGGCCTGTATAAACTCAGCAATGCCAACAAATTCATCAAGAAAAACCAAAAAGCAATCGCCCTCAACCACCTCTAGAATACCCCCACCCTTGGCTCGCAAACCAAGTCAGCTCCCTGTTTATAAATTGTTGCCACCACAAAACAGAGGACAACAGCAGAAACATGTTACCCTAACACACTGTGAAGACCTGCCCCGTGTGTACTGTGTGGAGGGAACCCCCACTAACTTTTCCACAGCAACATCTCTCAGTGACCTCACAATTGATTCACCCCCAAATGAGATGGCGGGCAATGAAAGTTCAGCTTCCCATGCAGAAGCATCTGGTCAAAGACAAGACACTCTGCCAGAGGGGGAAAGTGCAGAGGCTAAAGATATAGGTTTATCACCTCCCATGCAGTCTCCCTTGGCTGATAACGAAGGGGACGATATTCTTGCAGAGTGTATCAACTCGGCAATGCCCAAAGGCAAAATTCACAAGCCATTTAGAGTGCAGAAGATGCCTGAACAGGCTCAGCATCCATCCACCGCTACTAGCAACCTAGTTCAGCAAGACTTAGAAAAGAAAAAGCCAACTTCTCCTGTAAAACCTATGCCACAAAGCAGTGAGTACAGAGCAAGGATGATCAAACAGCTAGAGGGTCCTAATAGCTTGTCAGAAGCAGCATCATatccaaataaaaacaaagaaatggaaAAGCAAGAGCCCAAAGAAGTCACACGAGAGTTTGCGGATAAGCCTTCTAATCCCGAGGTGAGAACACGTCCGGGGTTTGCCTTTGATTCTCCGCATCATTATACACCAATTGAGGGCACTCCTTATTGCTTCTCTCGCAATGATTCACTGAGTTCACTTGACTTTGAGGATGACGATCTTGACTTGTCTAAAGAGAAAGCTGAGCTGCGAAAAGATAAAGAGCAAAGAAAAGTTACCCCTTTGAAGTGCAGTGCAGAACGGCCAGTAAACCCTAATAGAGTATCGGCATTTCAGACAGCTCCAACAAAACCCCCTCTAAAACCAAGTTTTCCACAAGCACCCAAAGAACATACAGTAGCAGTGTGCGATGAAAAGCAAAAGTTTTCCATTGAAGACACACCTGTATGTTTTTCAAGAAACTCATCCCTTAGCTCATTAAGTGACATTGatcaagaaaacaacaacaaagattgCTCACACAAAGATGATGCAACTCAGATGGAAGTCCCTAGGCCACAAGCCTCTGGTTATGTGCCAAAGGCCTTTCACGTTGAGGACACCCCTGTGTGCTTCTCTAGAAATAGTTCCCTGAGCTCTCTCAGTATTGATTCTGAAGATGATCTTCTCCAAGAATGCATCAGTTCTGCAATgccaaagaaaaagaaacagcCACCAAGAAGTAAAACTGAGGAACCAGGGGTTAAGGAAGAAAAAAGCATGTTGGCTGATGGTATTTTAGCAGAGGAACCAGATCTTATATTAGATCTCACAGACACACATAGCCCTATTTCAGAGCAAGCCTTATCACCAGACTCTGAATCATTTGATTGGAAAGCCATTCAAGAGGGTGCCAATTCTATAGTTAGCAGTCTTCATCAGGCTGCAGCAAGTCTCTCCAGACAAGGTTCCTCTGATTCGGACTCTATTCTGTCTCTCAAATCGGGCATTTCCATTGGATCGCCTTTCCATCTCCCTTTAAATCAGGAGGACAATAAGCCTGACATAAATAAAGGGCCAAGGATACTAAAACCTGGTGAGAAAGGTACTTTAGAGTCCAAAAAGAAAGAGGAAGAATCTAAGAGTCTGAAAGGAGGAAAGAAAGTTTATAAAAGTCTAATCACAGGAAAGCCCAGACCCAGTCTTGAAAGCATGTCATCTCAGCACAGACAAGCTCAAGCTCCTGTGATCTCCAGAGGGAGGACAATGATTCATGTTCCTGGTGTGAGGAGTACCTCTCCTAGCACCAGTCCGGTACCCCAAAAAAACCCTCCACGTGGCCAAATGTCAAAACCACCATCACAAGTACCTGGACCTGGAAACTCTTTAATACCTTTGAAAATCCCAGCAAATTCTGAACCTAGTCCTGCCAGGGACGCAGCATCGTCTCAAGGAGGGTCAAGTAAAGTTTCCTCTCAATCTGGGTCTAGAGACTCCACACCTTCTAGACCTGTTCAGCAATCTCTAACAAGGCCTATGCAGTCCCCTGGTCATGCCTCAGTTTCACCTGGTAGGAATGGTTTGAACCAATCCAGCAAATTAACCCAGCTGCCTCGTACTGCATCCCCCAGTGCTGCTTCAACAAAATCTTTTGGATCTGGACGCATGGCTTACACTTCTCCAGGTAGGCAACTGGGCCAGCAAACACCAACAAAGCAGAGTGGTTTGCCAAGAAGTACCAGTGGAATTCCTAGAAGTGAATCTGCCTCAAAAAGTCTAAACCAGTGTGGAGCCTCAGCCCCTTCAAAGAAGGGAGATTTGTCCAGAATGTCATCTACCAAATCCAGTGGGAGTGAGTCTGACCGGTCCGAGAAGCCTGGACTTGTTCGTCAGTCAACATTTATCAAAGAAGCCCCTAGTCCAACACTTAAAAGGAAATTAGAGGAGTCTGCATCTTTTGAGTCTTTGTCACCTTCGTCTCCAAgccagtcacagactccagtaTCTAGTCCATCTTTACCTGATATGTCACTTAGTCTACCATACCAGGGAAGTGGTTGGAGAAAGTCCCCTCAAAGTCAGAACTCTGCAGAGAATGGTAATGGAAAGTCACTGCGAAGGCATGACATCTCCCGATCCCATTCAGAAAGCCCTTCCAGGCTCCCAGTCAACAGGACAGGGACATGGAAAAGGGAGCACAGCAAACATTCAACATCTCTCCCAAGAGTAGGCACTTGGAAAAGAACCGGCAGCAGCTCTTCCATTCTCTCTGCTTCGTCTGAGTCCAGTGAGAAGGGAAGAAGTGAGGATGAACAGCAACCCACTAATCCTCCTCAAAAATCAGGTAAAGAGGGTGGCTTGGAACGCAAAGGAACATGGAGGAAAATAAAAGAGAGCGAAAGCTCATATGTACCTTCTATGACATTAGACTTACCAGATCCAACTGGTGATGCTGCTCATTCAATGGGTGCTGCTATGTCCAAGACAGATGATGTCTGGGTGAGAATTGAAGACTGTCCCATAAATAATCCAAGGTCTAGTAAATCACCCACAGCAAACACACCTCCCGTTATTGACAGTCAATCAAACAAAGGGCTACCTTGTGACAGGGACTCAAGCGAATCGCACTCAAAACAGCCACTAGCAAGGGAAAATGGAGCCATGGGCCACCTTGGTTCAGAAACAAATCTGAATTTACTCAGAAGTAGCGAGTCTCTTGATAAAAAAGTCACCGATATCAAGCCTGCACCAAGTAACCCAAACACTGGCACAGAGGTCCATGAATTCCCAGTTGCTGAACGCACACCTTTTAGCTCAACTAACTCTAGCAAACACAGCTCCCCTAGTGGTGCTGTGGCTGCTAGGGTAAGTCCTTTTAATTACACACCAAGCCCCAGAAAGAGTAGTGACGAAAGCACAACTCCAAGACCATCTCAGATCCCAACACCTATTTCAAGCAATGCTAAAAAGCGAGACACTAAAGGAGACACAACTGAAAGTGGGTCTTACATTGTTACTTCTGTCTAA
- the LOC128020876 gene encoding C3a anaphylatoxin chemotactic receptor isoform X3 → MDQTLTYDLDDFWNYFSNESMTDPSVSSEVKNSMRTLSLVVYFLTFLLGVPGNMFVVYIAGMKMKRTVNTIWFLNLATADLLCCLSIPFSVAEIILNHHWPYGSIMCKILPSVIIINMFASVFTLNLISLDRFTQVITPVWAQNHRSMFIARLSCAAAWILSLVLSLPFMILRQTFTDYNSTLCTFHVGEEDDSSLPALGTLSIIRFVFGFLIPLICITTCYGFIARKLGRSHFNSRRAIRIMLAVIVAFFLCWLPYHIVDLIMRYGKDSSSLVAFAVDPLAISLAYFNSCLNPILYVFMGQDFKSKVKLSLRRVFERAFSEEGTQASRSTQSQQMHSV, encoded by the coding sequence ATGGACCAGACATTAACATACGATCTCGATGATTTCTGGAATTATTTTTCCAATGAAAGTATGACAGACCCTTCAGTGTCTTCAGAGGTGAAAAATTCCATGAGGACACTTTCTCTGGTCGTCTACTTCCTGACGTTTCTCCTCGGAGTTCCCGGAAACATGTTTGTTGTGTACATCGCTggaatgaagatgaagaggacTGTTAATACAATATGGTTTCTCAATCTAGCGACTGCAGACCTCCTGTGTTGCCTTTCTATACCCTTCAGTGTGGCGGAGATCATCCTTAATCACCACTGGCCGTATGGATCCATCATGTGTAAGATTCTTCCCTCTGTTATAATCATCAACATGTTTGCCAGTGTTTTCACCTTGAACTTGATTAGTCTGGATCGGTTTACTCAGGTGATCACACCGGTTTGGGCTCAGAATCATCGCAGTATGTTCATCGCACGACTGTCCTGTGCAGCGGCCTGGATCTTATCTTTGGTGCTCAGTTTGCCCTTTATGATATTAAGACAAACTTTCACTGACTATAACAGCACGCTCTGCACATTTCATGTTGGTGAAGAAGATGATTCCAGCCTTCCAGCATTAGGAACGTTAAGCATCATCAGATTTGTGTTTGGCTTTTTGATTCCTCTCATATGCATCACAACATGCTACGGATTCATCGCACGCAAGTTAGGCAGGAGTCATTTTAACTCTCGACGAGCGATTCGCATCATGCTGGCTGTAATTGTGGCCTTTTTTCTGTGCTGGCTGCCGTATCACATAGTGGATTTGATAATGAGGTACGGAAAAGACTCAAGTTCCTTGGTGGCTTTTGCAGTGGATCCGTTGGCCATCTCTTTGGCGTATTTCAACAGCTGTCTGAACCCCAttctgtatgttttcatgggGCAGGATTTTAAAAGTAAGGTTAAACTCTCCCTCAGACGTGTTTTTGAAAGAGCCTTCTCTGAGGAGGGAACACAAGCGTCACGATCCACACAGTCACAACAAATGCACTCAGTTTAG
- the LOC128020876 gene encoding C3a anaphylatoxin chemotactic receptor isoform X2, translated as MDQTLTYDLDDFWNYFSNESMTDPSVSSEVKNSMRTLSLVVYFLTFLLGVPGNMFVVYIAGMKMKRTVNTIWFLNLATADLLCCLSIPFSVAEIILNHHWPYGSIMCKILPSVIIINMFASVFTLNLISLDRFTQVITPVWAQNHRSMFIARLSCAAAWILSLVLSLPFMILRQTFTDYNSTLCTFHVGEEDDSSLPALGTLSVIRFVFGFLVPLMCITTCYGFIARKLGRRHFHSGRAFRIMLAVIVAFFLCWLPYHIVDLMIIYGDQASYFVALALDPLAVSLAYFNSCLNPILYVFMGRDFKSNVKLSLRRVFERAFSEEGTQITQTTQSQSQQTHSL; from the exons ATGGACCAGACATTAACATACGATCTCGATGATTTCTGGAATTATTTTTCCAATGAAAGTATGACAGACCCTTCAGTGTCTTCAGAGGTGAAAAATTCCATGAGGACACTTTCTCTGGTCGTCTACTTCCTGACGTTTCTCCTCGGAGTTCCCGGAAACATGTTTGTTGTGTACATCGCTggaatgaagatgaagaggacTGTTAATACAATATGGTTTCTCAATCTAGCGACTGCAGACCTCCTGTGTTGCCTTTCTATACCCTTCAGTGTGGCGGAGATCATCCTTAATCACCACTGGCCGTATGGATCCATCATGTGTAAGATTCTTCCCTCTGTTATAATCATCAACATGTTTGCCAGTGTTTTCACCTTGAACTTGATTAGTCTGGATCGGTTTACTCAGGTGATCACACCGGTTTGGGCTCAGAATCATCGCAGTATGTTCATCGCACGACTGTCCTGTGCAGCGGCCTGGATCTTATCTTTGGTGCTCAGTTTGCCCTTTATGATATTAAGACAAACTTTCACTGACTATAACAGCACGCTCTGCACATTTCATGTTGGTGAAGAAGATGATTCCAGCCTTCCAGCATTAGGAAC GTTAAGCGTCATCAGATTTGTGTTTGGCTTTTTGGTTCCTCTCATGTGCATCACAACGTGCTACGGATTCATCGCACGCAAGTTAGGCAGGAGACATTTTCACTCTGGACGAGCGTTTCGCATCATGCTGGCTGTAATTGTGGCATTTTTTCTGTGCTGGCTGCCGTATCACATAGTGGATTTGATGATAATATACGGAGATCAAGCAAGTTACTTTGTGGCTTTGGCACTGGATCCACTGGCTGTCTCTTTGGCGTATTTCAACAGCTGTCTGAACCCCAttctgtatgttttcatgggGCGGGATTTTAAGAGCAATGTTAAACTTTCTCTAAGACGTGTTTTTGAAAGAGCTTTCTCTGAGGAGGGAACACAAATTACACAAACCACCCAGTCCCAGTCACAACAAACCCACTCACTGTAG